In marine bacterium B5-7, the DNA window TGGCACCCTGCCCGTGGAGCCCGGACTTTCCTCCCGTAGTGCAAGCACTACCAGCGGTTGTTTAGCTAATTTGAGCACGGGCATTTTATGAGCAAAACGTGTCGAGCGCAAGTCCTACAGAATTACCTAAAATTTTCAGGTAAACTACATCGATTATTCGTTCAGGAGACCCCGGGTCAAGCCCGGGGTGACGGCACATCCTGTCATCCCGCACTTGATGCGGGATCTCCATCTATGACTACAGCACCATCAGGAGACCCCGGGTCAAGCCAGGGGTGACAGCAGGATACGCAGATGAAACCATGGATTGCACTGAGTTGCTCAGCATTACTACTACTCGCTTGTAGTAAGAAAAAGCCCGTACCAACCCCAGATGGCCTTGTTACGCCGGATACCGTCGTCGTCACACCTGCGCCCACTCTCGCGCAAGATACCAGCATGGAATTACAGTTAGCGCAGTCTGCGCTTGATAACGAGCGCCCGGGTGAAGTGCGTCATATCATCGCCAACTTAGACACGCAACAATTTTCACAAGCACAACAAATTACGGCGGCAGAACTTTCCGCACAAGCTTACATTAGACTTCGCAACGTCCACGCCAGCCTGCAACAACGCATGCTATTACAAACATTACTGAAAGACACAACAGAACAACAAGACAATGCGCGCACGATTTGGCAGACGCTGTCCAATCAATCGCTCGCTGCTTTACAAACAATGCAGAAACAATCAGGCGATACCAGCCTGCAGGCATGGGTTGAATTAAATATCGCTGTGCGCACACATCGACAACAAGCGTATCAACTGCTCACTGCACTAAAAACCTGGCAGCAACAATACCCAAAACATCCAGCCAATCAATTGCTCGCCAAAAATTTAGAACTCCCCTGGCAAACACCTCATCATATTGCGCTATTGCTACCCGTGACTGGCCCCTTAAAACAAGCCGGACAAGCCATACGCGATGGTTTCTTATCGCAAACTTATCAGCTGCCAGCGGATCAACGTCCGACCATTGATGTATTAGACACGCACGACAACAACATCAGCGCGTTGTATCAACAAGCAGTCACTCAGAATGCACAATTTGTCATTGGGCCATTACAAAAATCAGCCTTACATGACTTACTCCAACAAGATGATTTCCCTGTGCCTGTGCTTGCACTTAATGACAGCACAGATGGACTCCCCACTAACGTATATGGTTTAGCACTCTCTCCCACGCAAGAGGCACAACAACTTACCGATAAACTGCGACAAAAAGGCATTCAGCGTGTCGTGGTCATCTACCCACAAGGTGATTGGGGCGATCGTGTAGGCGGTACGATTTTAAATGCTTGGCAACAAGATGGCGAGAAGGTCATTGCCGCATGGCAATTTAAACCACACGCTAATTTTAATGCGATGACGGCGCACTTACTATTAGTTGATGCATCGCAAAAGAGACACGCGAAACTCAAAAAACAGTTACACTTAAAAAATCTAGGCTTTGTCCCGCGCCGTAGACAAGACATTCAAGCGATTGCGATGATTGCCTCGCCGAAAGTTGCACGACAGATTCTTCCCTACCTAAGATATTACTATGCGAAAGATATTCCCGTCTATGCGACTTCCTATGCATATAGCGGTCGTCAACATGCCGGTGAATTACGCGATTTAAACGGCTTGCATTTTTGTGATATCCCCTGGATGGTCACAAAACGTTACGCGAAAGATCGCCAGCAATTACAATCCATTTGGCCCTCCGTCTACGACAATTTTCCGCGCCTATTTGCGCTGGGCGAAGATGCCTATCATTTAACGGTCGGTGATGGTCTATTACAACTACGATTAATGCCTGAACTCGGCATTGCTGCTGCGACCGGTCGACTCACACTGACTGATCAAAGCATTCACCGTACACTGACTTGGGCACGTGTCCGTCGCGGAGAAATACACGCATGACCTCCCCAACGCAAGCACGTGGTTTTCAGGCAGAAGACTGGGCCGCACGTTTTTTGCAGCAACAAGGTTTAAGCTTAATGCAGCGAAATTATCGCTGCCGACTTGGCGAAATCGATTTAATCATGCAAGACCAACCCGATGAATTAGTCTTCGTTGAAGTGCGCTACCGAAAACAAGCGCAACATGGTGATGCCAGTGAATCCGTCACACCCACCAAACAACGCCGTCTCATCTTGGCAGCTGAGCATTTTTTGTTAAAAAATCCACAGTATACTGATCGATATACGCGCTTTGACGTGCTGGGATTAAATGGACAGTCTGCCAAGCCTGACTGGATAAAAAATGCGTTTTGTGTAGAATGACGGAATGGAAATGATAGACCAAATCAAGCAACATTTTAAAGATAGCGTTGCCACCAAACAAACCGCGATGGAACCGATGGCGCCACTGATTGCCCATGCAGGCGGCATGTTGGTTCAAGCATTATTGGACGATGGCAAAGTATTAAGTTGTGGTAACGGCGGCTCCGCCTGTGATGCACTACACTTTAGCTCAGAATTACTGAATCGTTTTGAACGTGAACGCCCAGCACTACCCGCCATCGCGCTCACGGCCGATGTAGCAACACTTACATCCATTAGTAACGACTACCATTACGACGAAGTCTTTGCCAAACAAATTCGAGCACTGGGACAAGCTAACGATGTTCTCCTGGCCATTACCACCAGCGGTAATTCACAAAATATTTTAGAAGCAATCAAATCAGCGCACGATCGTCAAATTAAAGTGATTCTCATGACCGGTCGTGAAGGTGGCGAAGCTGTTTCCCTACTTTTCCCCGACGATATTGCATTAATCGTGCCGGCACAATCTACCGCCCGCATTCAAGAAACCCATTTATTGATTATTCATTGCCTGTGCGATTTCATCGACAGACAATTATTTGGAGGAAATGCCCCATGAAAACTTCATTACTTTGCCGTTTGCTTTTACCTATCACCTTTGCCGCTGGTTTAACCGGTTGTTTTGGACCATTTGTTGCAGGCGCCAGTGTCGGTGCTGCAGGTACCGCTGTTGTCTATGACCGACGTTCCATCGACACAATCAAACAAGATCAAACGGTCGCTTATAACATTGAAAATAAACTGTATGCAGATGATACCCCCACCAAAGAAGCACACATCGGCGCTTATGCCTACAATGGTGTTGTTTTGTTAGCTGGGCAAGCACCCGACCAAGCCGCAAAAAAATATGCCACGCAAATTGCTCAAAAAACCGAAAACGTCCGACGTGTCTACAACGAAGTTGTTATTGGCCCTAATAGCGACACCAGCACACGCGCCAACGATTCTTGGATTACAACCAAAATCAAAACAGAATTGCTTGCACAAAAACACTTGAAGTCAGGCCAGTTCAAAGTCATCACCGAAAGTGGCGTTGTTTTTATTGTGGGTAAAGCATCACATGAACAAGCAGATATGGCCGCAACGATTGCCAGCCGTGTATCCGGCGTGACGCGTGTTGTAAAAATCATTGAATACATGAAAACGACAGTGACACCACCCAAAGAAGCACCGCTCCCTGGTGATGACACAACAAACTAAACCGTTTGAACAAAAAGATAATGCGACATTTATTGATTCTCCTTTTTGCTCTGCCCTTCTGTTTAAGTGGCTGTGTGTCTGCCGCATGGAGCGGCACTAAGCTTGCCTACGATCACTACAACCTCAATCAACAAATCACAGACTATCAAGTTGTTCACAGCGCTTATAATTATATGAGTCAAGATCCCTTGCTACAAAAAGACAGCAACATCAACGTATCGACATTAAACAATGTATTATTGCTAACTGGGCAAGTAAGTTCGAAAGAAGCGAAACAACATGCCAGCACAATCACCCGCCGTATTCCGCATGTACGCTATGTCGTCAACGATCTAGCCGTTGAACAACCCGTTTCTCCTGCGCAACAAATGCGTGACAGCATGATCACAACGAAAATCAAGACGCACTTATTTGCCAAAGGTAATATCGATCACAGCAGCATAAAAATTGTCACAGAAGATAATGTGGTCTATCTCATGGGCATTGTTCGCCCCAAAGAAGGCGATATCATTGCGCACTTGGCCGCAAAAACAAACGGCGTAAAAAAAGTCGTCAAGTTATTTGAATACATCGGCATCAAACGTCCGGTGGCAAGATGATAGAAACACTCGAGAAGGCCCTCTGCGACTCGCAGCTACTCACCTCGCCTGAAGATTGCATCGCTTACGATAGTGACACCAGCAGCTTTAAACAGCGCCCTCAAGCGGTGGTATTAGCTGGTTCGCATGATGATGTCGTGCGTACCGTACAATTTTGTCGTACACATCACATCCCGCTCACTGCACGCGGTTATGGTACCGGCACACCGGGTGGCGCTGTGCCCGCACGCGATGGCATCGTCATCGCCTTTGATCGCATGCATGACATTCTCGACTATGCACCAAGCGATCGTTACATCACCGTACAACCCGGCTGCTTGAACCAAGCCGTGCAAGATCATGTGAAGCCCAATCATTTACGCTGGGCCCCCGATCCGGGCAGTGCCGACAAAAGCAGTGTCGGTGGTAACCTCGCTTATAATGCTGCTGGCCCTTGTGCAGTAAAATATGGTGCCTGCCGTGAAAATGTTTTACGCTTGAAAGCCGTGACTGGCACCGGTGACACCATAGAGACCGGCAGTTTTACCACAAAACATGCCGTCGGTTATGATTTAACGCGCTTACTGATTGGCAGCGAAGGTACTTTAGCCTTAATCACTGAAGCGACCTTAAAACTCATCCCCCTGCCAGCTGAAAAACGCAGCGTACGCTTGGAATATGCCGACATCCATCATGCTGCTGCAGCCATCGAAGCACTTTTAAATCTATCCAATGCGCCTTGCGCGCTAGAATTCATGGATGAAAAAACCCTAGGTTTGTTACGAGAATACAGCGATGTAAGCGTTGCAGCCGATGTTAAGGCCATGCTATTAGTCTCTGTGGAAGATGAGAAACATCGCTTAGATGAAGCATTAAATGCCGTAAACAAAGCAGCGAATAATACGGGTCTATTACGCACACAAATTTCTGCTTCAGAAAAAGATGAAAAAAACTTATGGCAAGCACGTCGCGCACTCAGCCCTTGCCTACCCAATGTGGCCCCGAAAAAAATCAATGAAGATGTGGTTGTGCCCGTTTCAAAAATACCTGCCTTAGTGGCAGGCATAGAACAATTAGCCGAAAAATTTCAATTAATCATTATTAGCTTTGGGCATGCGGGCAATGGCAACCTCCATGTCAACTTGATGGTACATCCTGATGATGCAGATGAAATGACCCGTGCGACGCAGTGTTTAGATGCATTATTTGATCTGGTTTTATCCTTAAAAGGCAGCTTATCCGGCGAACATGGCGTAGGCTTAGCAAAACGACCTTTTATTTCGCGCGAGATTGATCCGGTGACCTTAAGCCTAATGCACCAAATCAAACGTGTATTTGATCCGG includes these proteins:
- a CDS encoding penicillin-binding protein activator; the encoded protein is MKPWIALSCSALLLLACSKKKPVPTPDGLVTPDTVVVTPAPTLAQDTSMELQLAQSALDNERPGEVRHIIANLDTQQFSQAQQITAAELSAQAYIRLRNVHASLQQRMLLQTLLKDTTEQQDNARTIWQTLSNQSLAALQTMQKQSGDTSLQAWVELNIAVRTHRQQAYQLLTALKTWQQQYPKHPANQLLAKNLELPWQTPHHIALLLPVTGPLKQAGQAIRDGFLSQTYQLPADQRPTIDVLDTHDNNISALYQQAVTQNAQFVIGPLQKSALHDLLQQDDFPVPVLALNDSTDGLPTNVYGLALSPTQEAQQLTDKLRQKGIQRVVVIYPQGDWGDRVGGTILNAWQQDGEKVIAAWQFKPHANFNAMTAHLLLVDASQKRHAKLKKQLHLKNLGFVPRRRQDIQAIAMIASPKVARQILPYLRYYYAKDIPVYATSYAYSGRQHAGELRDLNGLHFCDIPWMVTKRYAKDRQQLQSIWPSVYDNFPRLFALGEDAYHLTVGDGLLQLRLMPELGIAAATGRLTLTDQSIHRTLTWARVRRGEIHA
- a CDS encoding phospholipid-binding protein — protein: MSAAWSGTKLAYDHYNLNQQITDYQVVHSAYNYMSQDPLLQKDSNINVSTLNNVLLLTGQVSSKEAKQHASTITRRIPHVRYVVNDLAVEQPVSPAQQMRDSMITTKIKTHLFAKGNIDHSSIKIVTEDNVVYLMGIVRPKEGDIIAHLAAKTNGVKKVVKLFEYIGIKRPVAR
- a CDS encoding phospholipid-binding protein, with amino-acid sequence MKTSLLCRLLLPITFAAGLTGCFGPFVAGASVGAAGTAVVYDRRSIDTIKQDQTVAYNIENKLYADDTPTKEAHIGAYAYNGVVLLAGQAPDQAAKKYATQIAQKTENVRRVYNEVVIGPNSDTSTRANDSWITTKIKTELLAQKHLKSGQFKVITESGVVFIVGKASHEQADMAATIASRVSGVTRVVKIIEYMKTTVTPPKEAPLPGDDTTN
- the dld gene encoding lactate dehydrogenase, with the protein product MIETLEKALCDSQLLTSPEDCIAYDSDTSSFKQRPQAVVLAGSHDDVVRTVQFCRTHHIPLTARGYGTGTPGGAVPARDGIVIAFDRMHDILDYAPSDRYITVQPGCLNQAVQDHVKPNHLRWAPDPGSADKSSVGGNLAYNAAGPCAVKYGACRENVLRLKAVTGTGDTIETGSFTTKHAVGYDLTRLLIGSEGTLALITEATLKLIPLPAEKRSVRLEYADIHHAAAAIEALLNLSNAPCALEFMDEKTLGLLREYSDVSVAADVKAMLLVSVEDEKHRLDEALNAVNKAANNTGLLRTQISASEKDEKNLWQARRALSPCLPNVAPKKINEDVVVPVSKIPALVAGIEQLAEKFQLIIISFGHAGNGNLHVNLMVHPDDADEMTRATQCLDALFDLVLSLKGSLSGEHGVGLAKRPFISREIDPVTLSLMHQIKRVFDPDHILNPGKAI
- a CDS encoding UPF0102 protein, with translation MTSPTQARGFQAEDWAARFLQQQGLSLMQRNYRCRLGEIDLIMQDQPDELVFVEVRYRKQAQHGDASESVTPTKQRRLILAAEHFLLKNPQYTDRYTRFDVLGLNGQSAKPDWIKNAFCVE
- the gmhA gene encoding phosphoheptose isomerase, encoding MEMIDQIKQHFKDSVATKQTAMEPMAPLIAHAGGMLVQALLDDGKVLSCGNGGSACDALHFSSELLNRFERERPALPAIALTADVATLTSISNDYHYDEVFAKQIRALGQANDVLLAITTSGNSQNILEAIKSAHDRQIKVILMTGREGGEAVSLLFPDDIALIVPAQSTARIQETHLLIIHCLCDFIDRQLFGGNAP